The following nucleotide sequence is from Schistocerca serialis cubense isolate TAMUIC-IGC-003099 chromosome 4, iqSchSeri2.2, whole genome shotgun sequence.
TCACTAATAAAAatggacgaacccgctacagtctccatttcgtcCTGAACACtctcagcagcattaagccttGTGCTCGGtccactacagggtctatcgtctaaacaacccgtggcttcgaacttcgaaatcattctcgccacagctgcatttgtcaacggacctttacccgttcgaatccccttcctatggcgatagtatcgtaacgctgaactagcacattccccattctgataatacagcttcactaaaaccgccttttcaggtaacgttaacatgctgcgactgctggcgcatctgattctctctctcattacagctccttttatacacgattgtcatgcgcagtcactgacgttttgctgtccagcgccatcagtcggacattttgtgaactttgtttttttttgttctaataaaaccccatgtcactccaagcatgtgtatcaatttttacctctccatctgcattattccgtggtttattaagttttctaatttatactgactttttgatcacccggtactatcaTAACTGTCGATGTCGTAGCGTCAAAACAGGAATACACAGTGGTCTTGTGATGTGAATGTTCGTGTACAATAATGGCCTTTGAACGGCGTGCTCCGTAACACTCGTGCCTGCGCCACATTGTACTCTATTGTCAGATCTGCTACTGATCGCTGCCTATCGTGGATTACACAGTGGGAGGACCCCTACGTTTTATGATGAGATGTGGTCTTCCAATGCTGTAAGGCCTACTCGTCATTTCACAATCCTTCAACGAGTTTCAGAGATTCCAATTTCCAGCCGCAGCACCACAACACTGTGCCTTTCGTCAAAACTGCTTATTTCAGTGTTTTCCCGCATTTTTGGCCCGTTTCTTTGCTATAATCAATCTTTCGCTTATGTTCTTTTCTTACGGCGTCGCGAGCCCGCAAAACcgccaggaggcattcaacctcgcgcGTTGGGcagtgatcgtaatgttttggcATATCAGCTAATATCGACCGAAATTTCGACTTTTCGCATCATCAGGTGGTCTGGAAGCAATCATACAATTACTTACGTGTGGCAATAGTATCCACTTAACAATATGAAATTATCTTGTATGACTTCATGGTACGGAACATTAAAATATAAACAACATGTGGTTGTATGAATCCGTCCATTCTTCTGAACTGATGATGACAAAATGTCTGCAATCATGATATATAAAGAATACATAGTTTTGGTACAGCCTAAGCTGAACTACACCTTCcagtaaggtttactgtaactttaaaattttctgtgCCAGACCTGTGTCGAGACTTCTGTCCACCTTCATCTCCATAGATTTGAAGTTGCGTTTTGATTTATGCAGTAGGTAATGGAACATTAAATTGGACCTCGGCTAGAGTGTTTTACGGACAAAGTATGTTTCATTAGGCTATGTGTTTACCGAAACGTAACTTTTAGCTGGTACAGCTGAGTATGGACATCAGACAGATATAAACCCGAAATAATAAATCATAAAATTCAAATAAACTCTAGTTGATAATAGACGTCGACATTTCATTAGCAGTGAAAGTCACGCATGTTCATACGTGGTGCGCTGCTCCGTATGTATACAAAAAGTATGAAGTGAAATTGTGATTTGCAAGGTATGCTTCTTCAGCAAAAAAGCAGTGTAGGACATGAGCTTACGTCAGCGAATAATCAACTATATGTAACTGCTGAGTTCGTTCAGCAGCCGAGGCAGAATCCAAGCAGGAAGTGTTTCGTGTTATTTTTCTATGAAAAGCGGAGCATTCGACCATGAACAGCACTGTCTTCGTCAGAATATCACCTGACTATCAAAAGAAGTAAAGGAATCACGCAAATGTGTTATTGCCCGCTGTGACCAAAGGTCAAATTGACGCCAACGatgtaagtcacagcatctttgttgcTACCATGAGAAGTAATATGTAACACTCTCCTGCCCTCGGCACCGTGAGAAAGGACAGACccttcatttttcttattttactacttctcattgTCGAGTTATAGCAAACTGATCGAGTGACGAACCATGATTTTTAGCCAACTACCAGATGATCAGGTACTCAAGGCGATGGATTCCCAGTATGGAGTATTTGGACGGAAATTTACAGTTAAGCCATTTTGTCTTACAACCAATGAAGATCTTCGAGAGCACCGGTCCGAACCGGGTGATGGAAACTACTTTCAGTTTTATTCTGGGGCGATTTGTCCCAGAAATTATTTTCAAAGCTTAATGCTGCATATATTCTTTTTAATGCTTTTCATAGCCTACCACAAGAGGTGGAGCGGCTTTTTCGAGTAATGGAGTATGGAAAATTACTGACTTTTGAAAGTACCAACCACGGTTTTAATGGGGTAAAAGAAGGGAAACCCCGCGAAcagatgttagagttcatttttcaCTTCTTTTCACAGTAACATGAATCACGggaaacacacagaaaaaaaacgTAGCAGCATTACATCGAACgatttcttacatgaaatgttcaaaatatactcCCGGTtgcgttaaaaaatggttcaaatggctctgagcactatgggacttaacatctgtggtaatcagttatagcttagaactacttaaacctaactaacctaagggcatcacacacatccatgtccgaggcaggattcgaacctgcgaccgtagcgctcgagcggttccaaactgaagcgcctagaaccgcacggccacaccggccggccggttgCGTTAACTTAGAATGTATAGTTAAGTTGTAATTCGTAGGCTCAGCGCCGGTGTACGTTGTTCCAGGTGAGTGGAGGTAATACTGACATGTGACTCACTtcattgcttgtgttgacatgcgacgaaatatgttattcatgcacgatggagctcctcctcatttcaatttgaatgttcctaggtttctaaataacagattccgtTAGAGATACATCGGTAGACGTTGACAAATTCCTTGGTCTCCTCCCTCTCCGGACCTAAAGGCGCTAGACTTTTATCTGCGAGCGTATTTCACAGGTCTTGCCTACGGAAACCCGTTATGAGAACCTAAGATATACAGAGTCTTAATGCCCGTACATGATTTTGAACATTCCATTTAGGATAGTACTTCGTATTGTACTGGTACCTTCTTTTCTCGTGTGTTTCCTCTGATTACTGTGAACAAAGGTagaaaatgagccctaacatggaaataaaTCGTTTCTTGACCAatgtccacataacttattttcCTCCTCTACgtgggaggaatgtttcctaaaagtcgGACCACACCTATTTTGTTTGACCCCGTATTTAAGAGAGGATTTGTGTTTGGAGAATTAGTCTTAAAATAAAGTATGTAAACAGTATATTTTATATCGTCAGGCTCGCTTTCTATGTTGTGATGGAAACAATGACGCTGCGGGTGATATTTCAACTCTGATGTCAATTTAATCTCTATGCTCTACCGCATGAGTTACATTTGTGTGATCCCTGCTCTCCTAACAAAGGCAACGGTGATTATTGCCGAGAGCTCGAATAACTACCGCGGCAAATGTTTTGAGAACTATTCGTGCAAAACAAATACTGCTTCACATTCACAAATAATTTTGCTTATGAATCCTATAAATGTCAGACGTTGCTGCACAGTATCCACGGTGGGGGCGGTGGGGCGAATCGTGCCAACGCTGAGAGCGGCAGGTTTTTGGTGgtgacaaatttaaattttaatgtggTTCCAAAAAGATGAGCTGAACAAGACAATGAATGTTTTACGTAGACAAAGAAATGTCAGACAAATTTAGAAATGCAAATCATTCATAAACTGTTGTGTCTTACAGAAAATTTTCTACGAAACTGCGAAACAGATGAAAAATTAAGCACTTGAATGGTCTCCTGGGGTGCAGCTTTCAAAATAGCAAACCTTGCTCGTGGCAGCGTTGTCAATTCAGTTTCCAGTATGCGCCTACGCAACACTTTAAATGAACCTGTGTCAGCTAGGAAGCCCCTACAGAAGCGAAAaactttataaaaaataaataaagataaaggtCAATATGTGATGGCCTAACAATTAATGTACAGCAGTCTTGAACACGTATAGCAGTATCGCTGAGAAACATGCTTTGTAATAAATGAATAATGAGTAAACCTTGCACTGTAAATGTTGTGCTTTTGTTTCACTGACTGGTGCTCCATACTTGGCTCTGATTTTAAAAGCGCACAAGTAAGTGTGAAATGTGGAAATAAGAGGTCATGGATTAATGATTGTGTAAGAAATGTTGACTATCTCCGAGATCAttgaaaggggggaggggaggatggaGCTAGATATTTTCGCACGAGACGGCAAAATGTCTGGAGCCGGCCCTAACAATATCTTCTGCGTTTGGAGTACAAAAAAGCTCCTGTTTGATTACGTAAAGAGGTGTGTAATTTGTTGATACAGTAGGCTGTCACGAAGCGTGAATGTGTGCACACGCCACTTACGTCGCCGTGGTGGACCTCGTGCAAGGTGAGCGTCTTGGAGGAGCCGCCACTGCTGCTCATGACGTCGCCGTTGCTGTTGGCGTACTCGCGGCTGTTGCGGTGATGGTTCATGAGCATCGCGTTGCCGATGCGCGAGTGCAGCTGCTTCTCCTGCCGGTTGGCCTCGCGGAAGATGGCCAGGTACGTGAAGATCATGATGGTGCACGGGATCCAGAAGGAGATCAGCGACGACACGACCACGTACCACTTGTTCACTTTGAACTCGCAGAGGTCGGGGTTCTCCTCGCGGAACCTCTGGTTTTCGAACGTCGTGTACCAGCCCATGAAAATGGGAAGAAAGGATATGATAGCCGGGGACAACCAAGTGCCGACCAGCATGAAAGCGACGACGCGCTTCGTCATGTTGATGGGGTACTTGAGCGGCTTCACGATGGCCCAGTAGCGGTCGACGCTGATACAGCACAGGTGAAGGATGGACGCCGTGGAGAAGTAGACGTCCAGCGAGTTCCACACGTCACACATGAAGAAGCCAAACAGCCAGCGCTCGTTGATCTGCACGCTCATGTTGAACGGCATGACGACCATGGCGACTAGCAGGTCGGCGAACGCGAGCGACACGACGAAGTAGTTGGTGATAATGCGCAGTTTGCGGTGCCTCATGACGCTCACGATGACCAAGAGGTTGCCGAGGATGGCGGCGACTATGATGCACGCCATGGCGGTGCCCTTGAGCGCCAGGATGAGTACTGACGACCAGTGTTGCTCTGGTGCTTCGTAGGCGGCCAATACGCCCGTGGCGTTGCCGTCGGAGACGGCCGCGGCGGCGCCGCCCGTCACGTTGGGGCTGAGCGGCGCGGGCGCTGTCAGGTTCTCGACGGGCGTCGGCAGGGTGACCGTCAGCGACGCCacggccgacgccgccgccgccacgctGCTGTAGTCCATCGCCGAAGACGCCGGCGAGGCAGCCGCGGTCTGCTCGGACGCGGCTACCGTGGGGGTGGGGGACGGCGCCGCCTGTTAGCGACGGCTGCCTTCACTCGTCTTCATCGACACTTTACTCCTGCAATGATAAATCacatgaaaaatgttaatgttttaCATGCAAGAGTATGGAGCATGAAAAATATGACAAACAATAAGAAATGTTGTGCGGTTTCTGCATTTCACAAAATTGTAATAAACGTCTGCTATAATGGTGGTTCATGAGCACAGAGTTGCCAATGCGCGAGTACAGCTGCTTCTCCTGCCGGTTGGCCTCGCGGAAGATGGCCAGGAACATTCGGAATATTCTTTCTAATGCACTACCGTTGTTCGCTATAAGCTATCTAATTCGACGTATCGAGACACCTGTTAGCGGACACGAACATGCTGTGTCTCCGTCCTTCGGCTTTATGACGGCTTGAGCTTTACTTAGAACACTTTCAATTAGGTGTCTGGATATCTGTGGAGGATTGGAAATCCATTCTCCCTCGAAGGCGGGAACCAAAGAACGTAATGAAGCTGGGCGCTGGGGTCTGGAGCCAGGTCAGCATTCTG
It contains:
- the LOC126475244 gene encoding octopamine receptor beta-2R; protein product: MDYSSVAAAASAVASLTVTLPTPVENLTAPAPLSPNVTGGAAAAVSDGNATGVLAAYEAPEQHWSSVLILALKGTAMACIIVAAILGNLLVIVSVMRHRKLRIITNYFVVSLAFADLLVAMVVMPFNMSVQINERWLFGFFMCDVWNSLDVYFSTASILHLCCISVDRYWAIVKPLKYPINMTKRVVAFMLVGTWLSPAIISFLPIFMGWYTTFENQRFREENPDLCEFKVNKWYVVVSSLISFWIPCTIMIFTYLAIFREANRQEKQLHSRIGNAMLMNHHRNSREYANSNGDVMSSSGGSSKTLTLHEVHHGDVHSTPTKDRNIIKMKREHKAARTLGIIMGTFILCWLPFFLWYVSTSLCDTCPCPDLVVDLVFWIGYFNSTLNPIIYAYFNRDFREAFKNTLQCAFCSLCRRPPSDLDALDVRRHSLRYDERTRSIYSETYLRHIDRRRSSEFGSSL